Within the Oncorhynchus clarkii lewisi isolate Uvic-CL-2024 chromosome 2, UVic_Ocla_1.0, whole genome shotgun sequence genome, the region CCTCATTAGACGGCTGTGAAGGTCATGTCAAGTAAAGCATGTCCAAATAGACAGCAGAGAATAGTAGAGTGATGCAGTGTACCTCTGGTCTCAGATCTCCCCCAGCTTTCTGATGCCACAGACCACCTGGCTGGATGAGACTATCAATGCAGTGGTGGCTGGACTCAACACAGCTGTGTACATACGGAACCTCACACCCCGCGTTCCATCCAGTCGACGACGCAGGACAGGTGAAAaaaacgcacgcacgcaggcacgcacgcacgcaaacccTACCTGGGTTTTTAAAAGAGATGCATTTGCCCACAGTAAAGCGCAGGAAAGGCCAGAGTAAGAGGTCATCGTCTGCCACGGGTGGTAAGGGCAAAGCTGCAGGCactggggtgaggaggaggaaacGGCGAGTGAGGAGGACCAAGTCCAGAAGGAAACTGGTGAGACTTCAAATTTAACAATTATAACATGAAAAATATAGTGCCTATAACAAAATGACAGAATCAGTGCTCATGTTTAATCTGACTGTGTGTTCCTAGGTGGTGAAAAAGGAAGCTACGTCACGTGGTCGTATAGCCCGTAACCTAGGGATAGGGAAGCCCAAACGGggctcttcccttccctctgtgTACCAACCTTCAGAAACCACTCTGGGCAGTATGAGGGCTGACATAGGAGCTGCTTCGCTCTCTGTCTATGGAGACCCCTACGATCTGGACCCCTTTACTAGCAGGTAGGTCTGTCTCAGGCACAACTCACAACTATAAGATAACAGTACTTTATTAATCTAGAGAATAGAGATCTCCATCTAATGCTGACAACAATAATTTCAAACAAAACCATGAAGTGAAAAACTCATAGAAAATAACAGACAATTGTGGAATGGACCTCAACATGGTtctgaatgttgattggctgtTGATCCCACCCCagggatgatgatgaggaggagcaAGCCTCGGCCACGTCATCACTGCTGGAGGCCAAGAGGCGTGGCTTATCTCGCTCCGCACTCCTCTCACACCAGCCTGTGGCTCGACCAATCACTGCTGGCCTCTCTAGGTACCCATTCTCATCTCCcaaatgttattttgttttgtagcTCACATCCTTCAATATGATATATGTCTGACCTGTGGTTGCCATGGGGTTGTAGGTGGGGCTCGAGCCTTCCCCAGTTGGAGGAGGTCGCAGAGGTGGCCCCAGTGCCTGACCTGCTGGGCAGCATCCTATCAGGGCAGAGCATGCTTCTGATGGACAGCTCAGACGTAGTCATTAACAGAGATGGATCCCTCAAGGCTATCAAACCAGGTGAGCAGGCTGCTAGGGTTTCTTACTTTCTTTAGTTCAATCTCTTGTccttttttttttcattctttCTCAGTATTTTGCTGGTTCTGAATCTATTACCTGACTATTTAAGAACTAGTCAATGTTTTATTGCTTGTTAACCATTGATTTTGAAGTCTGTTGGATTCTGTGTGTTACACAGCAACATCATGTTGAGTcagttattgtgttgtgtttgtgttgtagTGGGTTTGTCGTCATCCATACCCAGCAGCAGTAGGAGCAGCAGCTCTGGTGAATCAGTAGCCCAGCTCCACTCAGAGATGTCCCCTACCACAGCAGCCAGCTCCCTTTGTCTCCCCATTAATGGAGACCTGGTAGCAGGACCCTGCCtgtcccctctcaccccttcatCCCCCCACTCGGCCACTTATCCAAGTCCCATCCTGAGTCACCCACACGTCCCTGCCCCCTGTAGACCTAGTCCTGGACACAGCCACTGGGAGGACACCGGTGTACTACCCCCCCATGGGACCCAGAGGGCTGCCACCTCCACTCCTACCCCAGACTCTCACTCCAGAGGTAGGGAGACGGTGCCACCACAGCCCCAGGCTAAGAAGGCCGCTGCTAAACCAGTATGGGAAGCACCAGTATTGGTGCTTCCCAGGATACCAAGGATAAAACGGGAGAGCGGTGGCCTGACGAATGGCAATGCCAGCAGagggggtagtagtggtagtagtagcagtgctaatggtagtggtagtaatagctTCCCTGATGCCTGTGTGAACAGCCTGGGTGGGAACAGGGGCAGGCAGCAAAGTGTGGACCAGCAGCAGGgcaggacagagggacagagaccagacagagcaGGCCCTTCCTCAGCCTTCTCCAGCTCCTTCTCCTCTTCGTTCTCCTCTTCTGATTCTGCATCTAACCCTGCCCGCACCTCTTCATCAGCATCATCCACAGTGTGCTTCCGGATCAACGCCAGCTCTGTCTGGCACGCCAGAAAGCTTAGCAACGCTTCTGCAATTGTTGCAGCTGGAAACTGTCTAGAACCAGCGTCTCCAGAGGAAGAGAAGgcgaagaggaaaagagaggagcgCAAGAAGAAACAGAATCTACTGACGTCCTCACACACACCGgtcaaagaggagaaggaagagggggatATATACGATCCCTTCCATCCAACCGGCTCAGACAGCGAAGCAGAGAGCCATGCTGGGGGGAAACCAACCATGGTGCACAAGGAAGGTCCCAGCCAGCAGGTGAAGGAAGGTCCCAGCCAGCAGGTGAAGGAAGGTCCCAGCCAGCAGGTGAAGGAAGGTCCCAGCCAGCAGGTGAAGGAAGGTCCCAGCCAGCAGGTGAAGGAAGGTCCCAGCCAGCAGGTGAAGGAAGGTCCCAGCCAGCAGGTGAAGGAAGGTGCCAGCCAGCAGGTGAAGGAAGGTGCCAGCCAGCAGGTGAAGGAAGGTGCCAGCCAGCAGGTGAAGGAAGGTGCCAGCCAGCAGGTGAAGGAAGGTGCCAGCCAGCAGGTGAAGGAAGGTGCCAGCCAGCAGGTGAAAGCCCTGTCACTGGAGAAGGATGAGGGCTCAGCAGAAGGTCTGGAGGTGAAGAGGGAGCCAGAGAACTCTGACACTGCAAAGCCTGGTCACAGCCCTCACAATGCACCCAGGTCTGTGATGACTGGCACCAGCACACCTCTGTCCCAGAGCCAGGTCCATCTGAAGAGGGAGAGGAATGAGCCAGGGGGTGAGAAAGGGCAGCACAGCCAGACTGGCAACAGTagagagccccagaaccagcagACTACTCCTTCCTTATCCAGCTTAGCCTCCAGCCACCACAGAAACAGGATGGTGAAGACTGAGATAAAgtcagagccccaggacagcccCCCCAGGTCCCCATCCAGGTCTAAATCACACTCCAGGCCCCCAGGCCAGGGGAGGAAAACATCCAAAGGCAGGGGGTCTTCCATGGAGCGGCGGTCTGCCTCAAACAGCCCAGAGGCAGGCAGGAGGAGGGGAGACAAGGCCCCGGACCAGGCAGGGAGGAAGAGACGTTATGAGgggggtaggagaggagacaaggggcGAGAGAGTTCTAGGCATTCGGGatcgagggagaggagaaggactcGGTCCCCATCAGACAGCtctatctctgatatctctgagAGGTCTCGCAGGAAGAAGAGACGGTCACGTTCTCCCTCCAAAGACAGGAGGCGCTCCAGGTACTAATGTCATTGTTTGATCATGTTAATTCTGTACACAGTGATTTGGTTCTGTTTAATTATACATGTATTCTCGTAATATTTCCTATTATGACAACTATTTCTAATATTTTGATTAAGGTCATGGTCAGGCTCCAGCAGTAGAGAGCGGTCCAAGAGGaaaaagcagaggagagggagcagggagaggaacGAGGgcagagggagtgaaagagagaagggtCGCCCGTCAAAGGACAAGAAGCGTGATTGCTCGCAGTCTCGCTCGCGTTCCCGTTCCAGGTCCAGGGAAAGGAGGAAAGACCACTTACGATCACAACCATCATCCTCCAGATCAAAGGACAGGGTTGAGGTGCGGTCGAAAGATCGGAAGAGGCCGAAGTCCAGGTCGCGatccagagagaggaggaaagaagaggGGTCACAGAGACCACTAGGGTCTTCCTCAACCACCACCTTCAATAAGCTAGAAGAACAGAAAGAGAATAAAAAGGTAAAAGTTCTCCCCCGCGTCCCTCTGAAAGAGGAGAGCGAGactaaagaagagaggaaagagcgAGAGATCAAAAAGCAGATGCTTTCCTCAGGACTcaaatctctctctgtcctctctgcctCAGAGGTGAAAAAGGAGAGTGACAGCAATGACATTAGAACAGAGAGACTTGCCTCTCTCTCAACAAAACTACTCAATGAGTCTATGTTGCTAAAAGAGATTAAAAAAGAGAAACCTGCCTTTGATATGTTGGAAGAATCACTGGATAGTAAACCAATCAAGAAAGAAAAACCTCTGTCAACATTCAGCACAGTCAAGGACTTGCAACAGCACAAGGAGATCGAAAAAGAACACCCTTCCGCCCTCATAAAGGAGGCGTGCGCAGTCTCCACATCAGACATAGCAGATCAAAAAGATCAGGCGTTAAAGGAAACCATCAAGATTGAGCCCATCTGGCCTGAGCTGCCTCAACACCTAACCTCCAACATCCCTGTTCCCCCCACCCAAACTGGCCAATCCAGCCCAAGCTTCTCAACACTCAGCACACACCTTGTCCTTGCTCCTCCTCAGGCTGCTGAGAGTATAGCCAGCCAGCAGGGGACCCCATCCCTGATTCCTCCAGTACCAGAGGCCCTCACAGAGACTCCTCCACTAGTCCAATCCATCTCAGTGAACCCAGAGAAGCACGAGGTAGAGGAGCCTTCAGACGATGACATGGACGTGGACATGATGCTGGACAGCCTGGACTATGTGAAGACGGAgccaggaggagagagtggggaggctGGGGTCAAacaggagaaggaaggagagggagagaaggggaagactGGGGGAGAACTGGTGCCAGTCACGGCAGGTGCCAAGGCCAAACCCTCGGTGAAGAGGGTCACCTGGAACCTGCAGGAGCCAGAGGGGCCACAGCCAGAGAAGACTGGCACTAGTGAGTTTTTTTTATTGTACCCTTTTAAAACATTTAAGCATACCATAACCTAGTTTGGCACAATTAGAGCCCTTACGTGTTAAATTACATCAATCAACAATTTGTAGTCAACTCTTTGACTCTGGTTCAGAAACAACCTCTAATTCACTTAACACAGAGAGGGTCATAGCTCTTCAATTAGGAACAGCTAGTTAAGATGTGTTGTTTTTGCCTTCGTCTCAGAGCTGTCCCTCTACAAACTGAAGCTAAAACAGGAGGGAGCTCGCAGACCTGCCTCTTCCACCCAGGCATCCAGTCAGGTACGGCTCATTACGTTGACCTTGCCTACTTACCTAGATAGCTGATTTGTTCTGTGTGGTGTGAGGTCAGTGCTTAGCTTCAGGCCTCTACCGCTGTATGCTGTCTTTCTTTCCTGCTAATGTGTAGTTATGATCAATCAGTAAACTGGCAGTTCATTAAGAAACGACACCTAGTCACGACATCATACTGGCGGCCGGTCATGTCAATATCAAGTAGATGTTCTGTTGATCTTTACAGATATCTGTGATTTAGTGCTCAAAACCTTCAGTACAAACTATTCCTGTAATAAACATGCACCTCTCCTAAAAGGCCACAAGGTAGCAGACTGTCCGTTTTGACTCGGAGTGCAGTTGTGGCGTGTCAGCGGATAGCCAGTGCAGATCAAATAGGGCCCAAGAGAGATCATGTGACTGAAACTTGAACTGATAGAGGGTTTTATGGTGAAATGAAAGTAGAAACCTTGCAAGGGAAATCAAAACTGGAGCAAAGTTACGTCACAAAGGCTATGTGCTGATAATACCTTAACACAATAACATATTTTCTGATAGGGCGTGTTGAGGCAAGAGATGGTTGAGATTTATGCCCTGGTTAGGTCACATTTCTGTTGTGAATAtgaacatgacattacatttaaaTTAAAATGTTATTGTGCTGTAATTTAGCAACACATCAACTTGTGTtgcttaatttattttttataattcaCCCTCAACATAAATACACAGTTTAAGTTGATGTTAAACTTGCCCACACATCTCAAATTGGGATTTGTCCAATAATCAAATGGCTTACATGTGAAGATTGCCTCATCTAAATATTCCCACCTATAGGAGGCTCCCTTGGGGGCTACGTCACTCACTGACCCCAAGGTCCAGAGCACCAAGAGGGGCAGTGTGTCCATAATGCTCCCTAGTGCCATTTCCAGCTCCAGCAGCCTAACCAACGTAGCGCTGTCTAAACCTGGGCAGGAGGAACCCAACGAAGACCTGGGAGAGGATGATGTTTCTAGGAACGATAAGGTGAGTCTGAgaggaggaaggaaaatgatggtCTTCAAAAGGATCAATGCACATTTGGGTGATATCAGTAGCAGCTGTCCTAGGTCCCTTACTTTTAAAAatctttactaacaacatgccactggctttgagtaaagccagtgtgtctatgtatgcggatgactcaacactatacacgtcagcttctacagcgactgaaatgactgcaacacttaagaGCTGCAGTTaatttcagaatgggtggcaaggaagaagttaaatatttcaaaaaggAAAAGCATTGTATTggaacaaatcattcactaaaccctaaacctcaactaaattgtgtaatgaataatgtggaaattgagcaagttgaggtgactaaactgctggAGTAACCTtctattgtaaactgtcatggcccaaaaatattgatacaacagtagctaagatggggagaagtctgtccaaaAGAAAACACTGTTCtgccttaacagcactatcaacaaggcagtttctacagactagaggtcgaccgattaatcggaatggctgattaattagggccgatttcaagttttcataacaatcggtaatcttcatttttggacaccgatcatggccgattacattgcactccatccACGGgtagactgcgtggcaggctgactacctgttatgtgagtgcagcaaggagccaaggtaaggtgctagttagcattaaacgtatcttataaaaaaacaatcaatcttaacataatcactagttaactacacatggttgatgatattactagtttatctaactTGCCCTGCAGgttgcctgttaatttatcattgaatcacagcctacttcgccaaacgggtgatttaacaagcgcattcgcaaaaaaagcactgtcattgcaccaatgtgtacctaaccataaacattaaCAACgttcttaaaatcaatacgcaAGTATATAtgtttaaacctgcatatttagttaatattgcctgctaacatgaatttcttttaactagggaaattgtgtcccttctcttgcgttctgtgcaagcagagtcagggtatatgcagcagtttgggccgcctggctcgttgcgaactgtgtgaagaccatttcttcctaacaaagacagccaacttcaccaaacgggatgatttaacaaaagcgcatttgcgaaaaaagcacaatcgttgcacgaatgtacctaaccatgaatatcaatgcctttcttaaaatcaatacacagaagtatatattttttaaacctgcatatttagttaaaagaaattcatgttagcaggcaatattaaactagggaaattgtgtcacttctcttgcgttcattgcacgcagagtcagggtatatgcaacagtttgggctgcctggctcgttgcgaactaatttgccagaatttgacGTAATTAtggcataacattgaaggttgtgcaatgtaacagcaatatttagacttattgatgccacccgttagatatatcattttcgaaatgatagtttccagatttgaccatattaatgacctaaggctcatatttctgtgtgttattatattataattaagtctatgatttgataaagcagtctaactgagcggtggtaggcagcagcaggctcgtaagcaatcattcaaacagcactttactgcgtttgccagcagcattgcgctgtttatgacttcaagcctatcaactcccgagattaggctggcaatactaaagtacctattagaacatccaatagtcaaaggtatatgaaatacaaatggtatagagagaaatagtccttttataactacaacctaaaacttcttacctgggaatattgaagactcatgttaaaaggaaccaccagctttcatatgttctcatgttctgagcaaggaacataaacattagcttttttacatggcacatattgcatttttactttcttctccaacactactggcacacagctcaggcacccatgcataccccacaagacatatgccaccagaggtctcgtCATAGTCCACAACAGCCTATGGCAGGCGCACATTACTACATACAgagtcttgcgaaagtattcacccctctttgcatttttcttattttgttgccttacaatctgAAATTAAAATGggtttttgggggggtttgtataatttgatttacacaacacacattgaagatgtaaaatattttttattttgaaacaaactatttacccccccccccccccccccaagtcaatactttATAGAGCCTCCTTTTGGGTGGgatctgctggtgtacagcaatctttaagttatACCATAGATTCTCAATTAGATtgaagtctgggctttgactatgCCATTCCAatatgtttccccttaaaccactaaagtgttgctttagcagtatgcttagggtcattgtcctgctggaaggtgaacctttgtcccagtctcaaatctctagaagacagaaaaaggtttccctcaagaattaccctgtatttagcaccatccatcattccttcaattctgaccagtttcccagtccctgctgatgaaaacatcccacagcatgatgctgccaccaccatgcttcactgtggggatgatattctctgggtgatgagaggtgttgggtttgcgccagacatataATTTTCCTTggtggccaaaaagctaaattttagtctaATTTGACCAGATTACCTTCTTCTATATGTTTGGGGTGTCTCCCACATggcttttggcgaacaccaaatgtgtttgcttattttttccctgatcaatggcttttttctggccactcttccgtataaagccctgctctgtgaagtgtgcggcttaaagtggtcctatggacagatgctccacagcggagattggagttttgcagctccttaagggttatctttggtctctttgttgtctctgattaatgccctccttgcctggtctgagaTTTGGTGGGCTGCCCTCTtgtcaggtttgttgtggtgccatagtctttccattttttaataatggatttaatggtgctctgtagGATGTTCAAAGgttcagattttaaaaaaaataaaaaaataaaaccttgatctgtacttctccacaactttgtccctgacctgtttggagatctccttggtcttcattgcttggtggtgccccttgtggtgttgcagactctggggcctttcagaacaggcgtgtatatatatatatactgagatcatgtgacacttagattgcacgcaggtggactttatttaattaattatgtgacttctgaagtaAATTGGTTGCACCCAATCTTATTtcggggcttcatagcaaagggggtgaatacatactgtATGCACACACTACTTTTACTTGTACTTTTTTTtgtaatttggactattttgtatatgtccattacatgaaatccaaataaaaatccatttaaattacaggttgtaatgcaacaaaataggaaccacgccaagggggtgaatacttttgtaaagcACTGTCGAGCCATGActaaactctattccacatcaagaaTAGGGGCCTGAGGGACACACTTGatgtgttgtgaatgtattgtaagaATATAagtgccttaattttgctggaccccgggaggagtagctgctgcattggcaaTAGCCAATACTTGTTGCAAGTGAATTACCAATCCCCTGGTAATATgtaaatacatggctctgggcCCCTTTTATAGTTGTGTGTGTTGACCAATCCCTGGTTTCTGTCCACAGTACATAAAGAAGCTCCACATGCAGGAGAGAGCCATAGAGGAGGTGAAGCTGGCTATCAAGCCATTCTACCAGAAGAGAGACATCACTAAGGACGAGTACAAGGATATCGTACGCAAGGCTGTCCAGAAGGTACACCTGATCATTGGCTAACAATGTGTCATGTGGTTTGCAATGATAAATTAAAATGAGTTTTTATGGAAACTGGAGAACATGCACATAATAATGTACCAAAGATGTTAATCATGGGAGTGAATCTTTGGATCAAGTGTCTTTCATTGGTTGATGTAAGGCAGGGgtgggcaactggcggccattcaGCCCCCTTTTTGAAGGCCTCTTGGACCaattggttgtgcatcagcagtttttcctcttatgtcagtcactgatggTTAGTCAATTAGCTCATGTTagctaacattttttagattACAAAGTTAGTTTactggccagctatctaaacttgttatcatggtcaaattaccagccttgtgattttgttagtcactctcacttaGATATCATAttcaaaactgcaaacatttctctctaccctatagcaaaatgtgtagaattgcaggaaattaactctaaaatgtataaaatgtgAAATGTTTCTCTGCTGTCAAGATGGGGGccactaaaatgtaaaatgttttgctcgcaatgggggggggggggggggctatgaaTGTGGGTACTGATGTGGGTACTGATGTGGGTACTGATGTGGGTACTGATGTGGGTAAGCAGACACACGAGCAACTGCAGCCCTTCATGAGTTCAGATTGTGGCCCACACCCCCAtaaaagttgcccatccctgatataAGGGCTTGCCCCGACATGTGCAATATGAGAGTTTAGATTTACAATAATCTACTGAGTCTTACTCTAATTCTTGCAGAAAGACAGCCATTGTGTTTCACTGTGGATTTAAATATAGTAATTTGACTGTGCTTGTACATTGCTTCACTAACATGCATGTGATTTTGTTTTCCATTGCATTTCCAGGTCTGTCATAGTAAGAGTGGGGCGATCAACCCAGTAAAAGTGGCCAACCTGGTCAAAGCCTACGTGGACAAATACAAACACTCCAGGAAACACAGGAaagtagaggatggagggaagacACAGGAGGCAGAAACGGATAGAACAAATGACCCAGAGACCCCATGAGGACCCCACATTCATCCACACGCCCTGGAGACTCAGCTATTTTCACACTAATTTGATTATTTCTGTTATCAAATTGTCATAGGTTGTTAGGGGACTCAAGGACTTTGAGCAATACTGCCTCCAGATTGGCTATTTTATTCATTGTTTTTGGGGATTATAAAGTTGTTACATTATGTTCATAGTAATTCACCATCTCACAAAATAATGGAAGAGCCTTTTCGTTGAAAGATGTGGAAATAACTTAGTGGACCCAATGTGGTCTTCTTGCGCTTTGATTACCACCGACTGACAAGCATTTGTTTTTGAATTGGATTTGTTTCAACATTCACACAAGGCCAGACCATCTCCATGCACTTTGTTTTCATGGTCTAGCATGGTCTACTCTTGGAGAGGTTCCCACAGAGATTCTGTCTTAAACGGACAGCTCTGTCAAATAGCCTTTCCATCAAGAGAGGTTGAGGAATAATGTGAATGAGCTTTTTTACAGGCAAAATGTCTGACAAGAAGCAGTgctgacttttttttttaaatggtgtcTTTTGTATGGGAGAGGGGTGTTTATCTGTGGCATGAGTCCTAATTCTGTGGTGTCAAAGTTTAATGCTGTCATTGACATATTAGAAGAAGAAAATAATGCCACAGTGCAGAAAAATACAGGTATGCAATTTTGTAGAGTAGGAAAGTTATTTCTGATTTTAGATTTGGTGTAAATCTAGATTTTGGATTCACTATGTACGCCCTTCCAGTTGAGTTAGCTTCCTACTGGGTATTCACAAATGTATACTGTGAATGGTTCTGGAGGAAGTTTGTTGTTTTTGTGAATGTCTCTGTGCTATGGGATGTGGGTCCGATGGAGTGCTGGTTGGCAAACGGTACAGTTAGGCTCTTAagttgaccagtttctcacagcaggaaaatagtcTTGTAGCAACAGGAAATTTGAATTATAACTAAATaccatttttgtaggggttgatacgtTTTTAGTTGGGGCAAATCAAGCCTgaaattttaaagtggaaatatcaaactttagaagcctttatAAACCACGAATACTCTGcatgtttgcatttcctgctgtgcctTGAAATGTCCTGCAACGACAGGGTGATCaagttaagatcctacatctgtatgtggcTACACATAGTGGCTGTCTTGAGTGGTGTTCAGATTGAGTCAACGCTCCTCTGGTGTCTCTTGGCAGAATACCCGAGATAACACAACTCAGACTTCCCATAAAACATGGTTGTTGATAAAGTTTCTGTTATGTGTGCATTTTCTCAAATTCAGACTAGGCCCAAAGTGTCTACTGGTTTTAATTCTAATTTTACTTCAGCTATTGACTAAGACATAGGTAACTAGGTGAGACTTTAATTAATCAATTGACAAGTAATTTGCCAAGGAGGAATGAAAACCTGCAGCCCTGGGGGACAGGAGTTTAATAAGTTTTGAAGCTGAGTGAATTCTGCACCTTCACCATTCTTTTCTGTTATTTTACAGTTATTTCAGAGTCAAGTGGCTAGTCCTGTTGTGTATTGGTATGATAAGCTATAGCATAAGACAAAGCAGACAATGTCCGTCTTGCAGCTTAATGTTTGCAGTTATTCACACTTGATTATGAACTCAACTAGTTGCTCACATTTCCTTTGAAAGATTGTCTGATTCAAAAAGAAAATGTTCCAATTTGAATAACATTTGCAAAAACAAACTGATTTTGTTTCGTTACTTACAAATATCACTATACTAGTCGTGGGGAGTGTGTGCATGGTTAAATAGCTAACAGTCCGTAGTCAGGGCCAGGatgttattga harbors:
- the LOC139373234 gene encoding PHD and RING finger domain-containing protein 1-like isoform X2; protein product: MDEEDNQDELINRNASHRKEKRPTVWAISDEDSDEGGEESEGASDSGEEEEDLLDGEEEEEEEEEDDSDDGEEDDVVEGAVGGASTDLAGLSSDEDTEKCPICLNSFHSQPVATPESCEHYFCLDCILEWSKNANSCPVDRIVFNNIYLRKCYGGKVQKMITVQKPVKEGQEEVIDLELEQTSCEVCGGSDREDRLLLCDGCDAGYHMECLTPPLDAVPVEEWFCPECQANNRHSRGSVEEQSNTESLSSARPTTSRSRLPAAGPTRAIARTQQSERVRASVNHHRITQISPSFLMPQTTWLDETINAVVAGLNTAVYIRNLTPRVPSSRRRRTVKRRKGQSKRSSSATGGKGKAAGTGVRRRKRRVRRTKSRRKLVVKKEATSRGRIARNLGIGKPKRGSSLPSVYQPSETTLGSMRADIGAASLSVYGDPYDLDPFTSRDDDEEEQASATSSLLEAKRRGLSRSALLSHQPVARPITAGLSRWGSSLPQLEEVAEVAPVPDLLGSILSGQSMLLMDSSDVVINRDGSLKAIKPVGLSSSIPSSSRSSSSGESVAQLHSEMSPTTAASSLCLPINGDLVAGPCLSPLTPSSPHSATYPSPILSHPHVPAPCRPSPGHSHWEDTGVLPPHGTQRAATSTPTPDSHSRGRETVPPQPQAKKAAAKPVWEAPVLVLPRIPRIKRESGGLTNGNASRGGSSGSSSSANGSGSNSFPDACVNSLGGNRGRQQSVDQQQGRTEGQRPDRAGPSSAFSSSFSSSFSSSDSASNPARTSSSASSTVCFRINASSVWHARKLSNASAIVAAGNCLEPASPEEEKAKRKREERKKKQNLLTSSHTPVKEEKEEGDIYDPFHPTGSDSEAESHAGGKPTMVHKEGPSQQVKEGPSQQVKEGPSQQVKEGPSQQVKEGPSQQVKEGPSQQVKEGPSQQVKEGASQQVKEGASQQVKEGASQQVKEGASQQVKEGASQQVKEGASQQVKALSLEKDEGSAEGLEVKREPENSDTAKPGHSPHNAPRSVMTGTSTPLSQSQVHLKRERNEPGGEKGQHSQTGNSREPQNQQTTPSLSSLASSHHRNRMVKTEIKSEPQDSPPRSPSRSKSHSRPPGQGRKTSKGRGSSMERRSASNSPEAGRRRGDKAPDQAGRKRRYEGGRRGDKGRESSRHSGSRERRRTRSPSDSSISDISERSRRKKRRSRSPSKDRRRSRSWSGSSSRERSKRKKQRRGSRERNEGRGSEREKGRPSKDKKRDCSQSRSRSRSRSRERRKDHLRSQPSSSRSKDRVEVRSKDRKRPKSRSRSRERRKEEGSQRPLGSSSTTTFNKLEEQKENKKVKVLPRVPLKEESETKEERKEREIKKQMLSSGLKSLSVLSASEVKKESDSNDIRTERLASLSTKLLNESMLLKEIKKEKPAFDMLEESLDSKPIKKEKPLSTFSTVKDLQQHKEIEKEHPSALIKEACAVSTSDIADQKDQALKETIKIEPIWPELPQHLTSNIPVPPTQTGQSSPSFSTLSTHLVLAPPQAAESIASQQGTPSLIPPVPEALTETPPLVQSISVNPEKHEVEEPSDDDMDVDMMLDSLDYVKTEPGGESGEAGVKQEKEGEGEKGKTGGELVPVTAGAKAKPSVKRVTWNLQEPEGPQPEKTGTKLSLYKLKLKQEGARRPASSTQASSQEAPLGATSLTDPKVQSTKRGSVSIMLPSAISSSSSLTNVALSKPGQEEPNEDLGEDDVSRNDKYIKKLHMQERAIEEVKLAIKPFYQKRDITKDEYKDIVRKAVQKVCHSKSGAINPVKVANLVKAYVDKYKHSRKHRKVEDGGKTQEAETDRTNDPETP